The Cryptococcus gattii WM276 chromosome B, complete sequence genome has a segment encoding these proteins:
- a CDS encoding Phosphorylated vacuolar membrane protein, putative; Vac8p (Similar to TIGR gene model, INSD accession AAW40867.1) has protein sequence MGNALSSCCSPRRKNAYEPLLLETEREAVADLLQYLENRSTTNFFAGSPLAALTTLSFSENVDLQRSAALAFAEITEKEVREVGRDTLDPILYLLSSHDPEVQRAASAALGNLAVNAENKLLVVSLGGLEPLIRQMLSPNVEVQCNAVGCITNLATHDENKTQIAKSGALVPLTRLAKSKDMRVQRNATGALLNMTHSDENRQQLVAAGAIPVLVSLLNSPDTDVQYYCTTALSNIAVDAANRKRLAQSEPKLVQSLVQLMDSQSLKVQCQAALALRNLASDSKYQIEIVKFGGLKPLLRLLHSSYLPLILSAAACVRNVSIHPANESPIIESGFLQPLIELLSFDENEEVQCHAISTLRNLAASSEKNKGAIVEAGAVEKIKSLVLTVPLAVQSEMTACVAVLALSDDLKPQLLEMGICEVLIPLTNSPSVEVQGNSAAALGNLSSKAAEDYAPFNAVWNKPDGGLHAYLVRFLSSADITFQHIAVWTIVQLLEAEDEQLTNNIRSSPILISSIRQLAKSPPPSRAGGAPRRDPNDPSAGSSDDEFEDGLTDQEGEGEIVSLARRILDLTEVGEEGDEFGERAGRNVPVSSHGQASGQGQTSNVGSMGSEHAALRASVHRALSGGGR, from the exons ATGGGCAACGCACTCAGCAGCTGTTGCAGCccgaggaggaagaacgCCTATGAGCCGCTCCTCCTCGAGACAGAGCGCGAGGCCGTTGCAGACCTCCTCCAGTATCTAGAGA ACCGATCCACAACCAACTTCTTCGCTGGCTCTCCTCTCGCAGCACTCACCACCTTGTCATTCTCTGAGAATGTTGACCTCCAACGTTCAGCCGCCTTAGCGTTCGCGGAAATCACAGAGAAGGAGGTCAGAGAAGTCGGTAGAGATACCCTCGATCCCATTCTCTATTTATTAAGCAGTCACGATCCCGAGGTGCAGAGAGCAGCCAGCGCTGCACTGGGCAATTTGGCCGTCAACG CCGAAAACAAGCTCTTAGTTGTGTCTCTTGGTGGTCTTGAACCACTCATTCGACAAATGCTCAGCCCCAACGTGGAAGTGCAATGCAATGCAGTTGGGTGCATCACAAACCTTGCCACCCATG ACGAAAATAAGACTCAAATCGCCAAGTCTGGTGCGTTAGTGCCTTTAACCCGGTTGGCCAAATCAAAGGATATGCGAGTACAGAGGAACGCCACTGGGGCGCTACTCAATATGACTCATTCGG ACGAGAACCGTCAACAGCTTGTCGCTGCGGGTGCCATTCCTGTTCTTGTCAGCCTTCTTAATTCACCGGATACCGATGTCCAATATTACTGCACGACTGCTTTGAGTAACATTGCTGTTGACG CTGCCAACCGAAAGAGGCTTGCTCAGTCTGAGCCCAAGCTTGTTCAGAGCCTTGTCCAGCTCATGGACAGTCAGAGTTTGAAGGTTCAATGTCAGGCTGCTCTTGCTCTTCGTAATCTTGCCAGTGACA GCAAATATCAAATCGAAATTGTCAAATTCGGCGGTCTTAAACCCCTTCTCCGCCTTCTTCACTCTTCCTATCTCCCTCTCATTCTCTCAGCCGCTGCTTGTGTCCGCAATGTGTCTATCCACCCGGCAAATGAATCTCCCATCATCGAGTCGGGTTTCCTCCAACCTCTAATTGAGCTCTTGTCTTTTGACGAAAACGAAGAAGTTCAATGTCATGCAATTTCCACTTTACGGAATTTAGCTGCTAGTAGCGAGAAGAACAAGGGAGCGATTGTGGAAGCTGGAGCTGTGGAAAAAATAAAGTCTCTGGTCTTGACTGTTCCATTGGCAGTGCAAAGTGAAATGACAGCTTGCGTTGCTGTCTTGGCGTTGAGTG ATGATTTGAAGCCGCAACTCTTGGAAATGGGAATCTGTGAGGTGCTTATTCCTTTGACTAATTCCCCTAGTGTTGAGGTACAGGGGAACAGCGCGGCAGCTTTGGGAAATCTCTCTTCCAAAG CGGCCGAGGATTATGCGCCCTTCAACGCAGTATGGAACAAGCCCGACGGAGGATTGCACGCCTATCTCGTAAGGTTCTTAAGCAGCGCCGATATCACCTTCCAACACATTGCCGTCTGG ACCATCGTGCAATTACTGGAAGCTGAAGACGAGCAGCTGACCAACAACATTCGATCCTCCCCTATTTTGATATCTTCTATCCGTCAACTCGCCAaatctcctcctccttctcgtGCCGGTGGTGCCCCTCGCCGTGATCCGAACGACCCTTCCGCTGGCTCATCGGACGATGAATTCGAGGATGGATTAACAGATCAAGAgggggaaggagagattGTCAGCCTTGCTCGGCGAATTTTGGATCTCACCGAAGTgggggaagagggtgaTGAATTTGGTGAAAGAGCGGGTCGAAACGTCCCTGTTAGTAGCCATGGACAAGCCTCAGGGCAAGGGCAAACTAGTAATGTCGGAAGTATGGGTTCGGAGCACGCGGCATTGAGAGCTAGTGTGCACCGGGCGCTAAGTGGTGGAGGCAGATAG
- a CDS encoding Steroid 5-alpha-reductase type I, putative (Similar to TIGR gene model, INSD accession AAW40869.1) has translation MGHHGPITFLTTIINDSHPSLNGPSKILSGLFLAHYAHRAIISPLILSPKRSPLHITVVIAATLFNLLNGYLLAVGLAFYPPKEIGWQFIFGVIGWAIGFFGNVYHDEILNDLRRPPTRRIISSHLPEDDASEKERYKVPRGGLFKWISFPNYLCECSALLTARPRVWGFPYDAVHLIKALLALLAARPHLDICACGGDIDVAQSSERACLVQGKVR, from the exons ATGGGCCATCATGGA CCTATAACTTTTTTGACGACAATCATAAACGattctcatccttctttgAATGGTCCCTCGAAAATACTCTCA GGGCTATTCCTCGCTCATTATGCCCATCGGGCTATTATATCACCCCTAATCCTTTCACCGAAAAGGTCGCCCCTCCATATTACTGTCGTTATTGCGGCCACACTTTTCAATCTCCT GAATGGATATCTTTTGGCCGTTGGCTTGGCTTTTTACCCTCCGAAAGAGATAGGATGGCAATTCATTTTCGGTGTCATTGGATGGGCAATAGGATTCTTTGGGAATGTCTACCATGACGAAATCCTCAACGATCTTCGTCGACCTCCTACGCGGAGAATAATATCGAGTCATCTTCCAGAAGATGACGCTTCCGAAAAGGAAAGATACAAAGTGCCGCGAGGTGGGCTATTTAAGTGGATCTCATTTCCGAATTACTTATGTGAATG CTCTGCCCTACTTACTGCGCGCCCCCGAGTATGGGGATTCCCATACGATGCTGTCCATCTTATCAAAGCTTTACTGGCCCTCCTGGCTGCTCGCCCCCACTTGGACATTTGTGCTTGCGGAGGTGACATCGATGTTGCCCAGAGCAGTGAGAGGGCATGCTTGGTACAAGGAAAAGTTCGGTAA
- a CDS encoding Hypothetical Protein (Similar to TIGR gene model, INSD accession AAW40871.1), whose product MDQLNAEQAQALWEAGGFLIITDLPEGSEFGIDGTFHTVRKFSGIKFLPPGLHFIAWSPPSSSTAGPSVIQVRQAFVRNFSAKERYVVHYDNDTENVSLPENDTIMSDDYLKRLDNELAPYPFESFEAWKSLTSHITPTISQSVIGTDGKVDGLMPVIDQEEDILTRDMREKLEEIKRRSKIFGFTKSLMFVRFSLKKSWRDGAIGEEVTVYSRDKSWLLGNVIDEQLDRNPTALLGHLQLSFILFLHLSSYSSLLTYKRILALLCQSSSFLVSPSTFLSPPRLDPNAHVGEGTKILYKELLKTLRVEIEALPDGVFDTELPEMDVFYLDQLENLRRNLAFAIWGEVEEGTACTEPERQSFKSLWNALRDSAWKKWKWDIDELGHRVDEEDEDEEGEYAPVVVDM is encoded by the exons ATGGACCAGCTCAATGCAGAACAAGCACAAGCATTATGGGAGGCTGGTGGCTTTCTGATCATCACTGATCTGCCAGAAGGCAGCGAATTCGGTATAGACGGAAC GTTTCATACTGTGCGGAAATTCTCAGGGATCAAGTTCCTTCCTCCAGGACTTCATTTCATCGCCTGGTCACCaccctcatcctccacaGCCGGGCCTTCTGTCATACAGGTTCGCCAAGCGTTCGTTCGCAACTTTTCAGCCAAGGAACGATACGTTGTTCATTACGATAATGATACAGAGAATGTCAGCCTTCCGGAAAATGATACGATCATGTCGGATGATTATCTTAAAAGGTTAGACAATGAACTTGCGCCTTATCCGTTCGAATCATTTGAAGCATGGAAGTCTCTCACATCACACATTACTCCTACTATATCTCAGTCTGTCATCGGCACTGATGGTAAAGTAGATGGATTAATGCCAGTCATcgatcaagaagaagatattCTGACTCGAGATATGCGAGAGAAGCTAGAAGAAATAAAACGAAGGAGCAAGATTTTTGGCTTCACAAAAAGCTTGATGTTTGTGAGATTCAGTCTCAAAAAGAGCTGGAGAGATGGGGCGATCGGAGAAGAAGTCACAGTGTACTCTAGAGATAAAAGCTGGCTATTGGGCAACGTGATTGACGAACAGCTTGATAGGA ATCCAACTGCACTTTTAGGCCATCTTCAGCTGTCATTCATACtttttcttcatctctcaTCATATTCTTCCCTTTTAACGTACAAAAGGATACTGGCGCTTTTGTGTCAATCTTCGTCCTTCCTTGTTTCGCCGTCTACCTTCCTCTCCCCGCCTAGACTAGACCCTAATGCCCACGTGGGAGAAGGAACGAAGATACTTTATAAAGAACTACTCAAAACTCTACGAGTGGAAATTGAAGCACTCCCTGATGGAGTATTTGACACAGAGCTTCCAGAAATGGATGTCTTTTATCTTGATCAGCTTGAAAACCTTCGCAGAAACCTTGCATTTGCAATATGGGGCGAGGTCGAAGAGGGCACAGCTTGCACAGAACCTGAACGGCAATCTTTCAAATCCTTATGGAATGCCCTTCGCGACTCGGCATGGAAAAAGTGGAAATGGGATATTGATGAGTTGGGCCATAGggttgatgaagaggatgaggatgaagaaggagaatACGCCCCAGTAGTCGTTGATATGTAA
- a CDS encoding Hypothetical protein (Similar to SGTC gene model, INSD accession EAL23692.1; CNBA3390) produces MIVGLFLDAFIFNLIPSYSSAELPTAYIAQSDLLDSTPQLLDDIPALTHFYQGKEKSLYRRTIWIGPSGSFTPFHKDPYMGIYSQIVGRKRFHLLPPAASHYLDLSPIPRHANTSQIPVPVSRILSNGPSNEDLRDLPQGTIQKCKEQLAKAFSIPGACQIDVAAGDSVFIPEGWWHTAEGVDGPGVGVNAWFR; encoded by the exons ATGATTGTAGGGTTATTTCTGGATGCTTTCATATTCAATCTTATACCTTCTTACTCTTCTGCAGAGCTCCCTACAGCCTATATCGCCCAATCCGATTTGCTTGATTCTACGCCACAATTGTTAGACGATATACCTGCTCTAACACACTTTTATCAGGGTAAAGAGAAGAGTTTGTATAGGCGGACGATATGGATCGGACCCAGTGGTAGCTTTACCCCATTCCACAAAGACCCTTATATGGGAATTTACTCGCAAA TTGTGGGTAGAAAAAGATTTCACTTATTACCACCTGCTGCATCCCACTACCTCGATCTGTCTCCTATCCCTCGACATGCCAATACATCCCAAATACCTGTCCCAGTCTCTCGGATACTATCTAACGGACCGTCGAATGAAGACTTGCGAGATCTTCCTCAAGGGACGATACAGAAGTGCAAAGAGCAGCTTGCAAAAGCATTTTCCATACCGGGCGCATGTCAGATCGACGTAGCAGCTGGTGATAGTGTATTCATACCTGAAGGATGGTGGCATACCGCTGAAGGTGTAGATGGACCTGGGGTTGGAGTAAACGCATGGTTCAGATAG
- a CDS encoding Hypothetical Protein (Similar to TIGR gene model, INSD accession AAW41435.1), with translation MASTHPTTSIARLPPEIQLQIIHTLKQISSISELINLLCTCRFVMAECESRLYERVELSSSAAASFFKGFNLEENKERCFFVRSIEDQDQNNHTVIHQPRKTVLQKLELFGNVKAMRFDDAESIIATSEAVMELKRYRNSMSASNVASQVSCEPYDILFPQLRRISFGPSSLPRLCRDQLPWGAILDTLESAWPDNPSLCFHLPPKPHDTYGRISGYLGKRVRSLVLHHGYPSDLILLDKPSGIQAEQVTMYLKPQQTKGTYTCWEDHHWSIVNFYKKYFGERRARHFVNPSSVHSPIFTFVNVDGSLDHIRNDIGHQLREMELEDGLVEAIQNKMRLVGVGDVPEGGCEVCGM, from the exons ATGGCAAGCACACATCCGACCACAAGCATTGCCCGCCTTCCTCCTGAGATTCAACTGCAGATCATCCATACCCTCAAGCAGATAAGCTCAATTTCGGAGCTTATTAATTTGCTCTGCACTTGCCGATTTGTCATGGCAGAGTGCGAATCGAGGTTATATGAAAGAGTGGAACTATCATCTTCTGCTGCAGCCTCATTTTTCAAGGGGTTTAACTTGGAGGAAAACAAAGAAAGGTGTTTTTTCGTCCGCAGTATCGAAGATCAGGATCAAAACAATCATACAGTCATTCATCAACCGAGAAAGACTGTGTTGCAAAAACTCGAGCTGTTCGGTAACGTCAAAGCAATGCGGTTCGATGATGCAGAATCGATCATAGCAACTTCTGAAGCCGTCATGGAGCTAAAACGCTATCGGAACAGTATGTCTGCGTCAAATGTAGCATCGCAGGTTTCATGTGAACCATACGACATTCTTTTCCCACAGCTACGGCGAATTAGTTTTGGGCCTTCATCTCTCCCAAGGCTCTGTCGGGATCAACTTCCCTGGGGTGCGATACTAGACACTCTTGAAAGTGCATGGCCGGATAACCCTTCATTATGTTTCCATCTACCACCAAAACCTCACGATACCTACGGCAGAATATCCGGATACCTTGGAAAAAGAGTGAGATCGCTCGTCCTCCATCACGGGTATCCTAGCGACCTCATTCTACTGGATAAACCGTCTGGTATCCAAGCGGAACAGGTGACCATGTACCTTAAACCTCAGCAGACAAAAGGTACATATACGTGTTGGGAGGATCACCACTGGTCCATCGTGAACTTTTACAAAAAATACTTTGGAGAAAGACGAGCAAGACACTTCGT CAATCCTAGTTCTGTTCATTCGCCCATATTCACATTTGTCAACGTTGATGGCAGCCTTGACCATATTCGCAATGACATCGGCCATCAGTTGCGAGAGATGGAATTGGAGGACGGGCTGGTGGAGGCCATCCAAAATAAGATGAGATTGGTGGGCGTGGGGGATGTGCCTGAAGGTGGATGTGAGGTGTGCGGAATGTGA
- a CDS encoding Hypothetical Protein (Similar to TIGR gene model, INSD accession AAW40875.1), whose amino-acid sequence MPKRKSNPSDHVPNPPLPLSSLDAALDLLVCDTFTRLNSVAAKFEACAGVKLNDGVVKARWEEAVSRYWVIKSMDELTCGAKKIDVKDGTAETDYDVLEQNGVGGNQVAGKTDNNGRPLPASYPGAVAIHCLSPEEEHEWRKWTPKVGDVVLVDTLEDGLWPAKIIDKKTFFQGRTVPRGSHFFPVRIYNEDMPPSITVKSRLIPLHLRPSPPLMASTALLSAYHHAANPTTFDMLATAREMLAAHNRLHPGVTDEESRAKFKAEKEAWNRQVNWVMGERRVEKLRSTAEEREKRLRAVARSTFTPVNEGQECPDPCEEEIGSFFDCPKKRRTVPRNENNVNASSDSCSTIFGPTAPTFPHTPPRTASPSVASLIRPSLSNTTRPSSPRRTPTRSDKRRVHSFISDLSPASRRTYTPPMILPSGDETAPPSFGSATLPSEMKDGKFDFVSPLGPVKKGKLSSNPESLASSTSSSISKPQLGRSGSLEIVREEEEEDGWTVVQRRGRRAGSEPVKQTMEGEEKTIADDMEL is encoded by the exons ATGCCAAAACGCAAGTCAAATCCCTCGGACCATGTCCCCAATCCTCCGCTCCCCCTCTCCTCCCTAGACGCAGCCCTCGACCTGCTCGTATGCGACACCTTCACTCGCCTCAACTCCGTCGCCGCAAAGTTCGAGGCATGTGCCGGCGTAAAGCTCAATGATGGGGTCGTCAAGGCCCGGTGGGAGGAGGCTGTTAGCAGATACTGGGTCATCAAAAGCATGGACGAGCTGACATGTGGCGCGAAAAAAATCGACGTGAAAGATGGCACGGCGGAAACCGACTACGACGTATTGGAACAGAATGGTGTGGGCGGCAACCAAG TGGCAGGTAAGACAGATAACAATGGGAGACCGTTGCCCGCTTCATATCCAGGCGCGGTGGCAATACACTGTTTATCACCCGAGGAAGAACATGAGTGGCGAAAATGGACACCCAAAGTGGGCGACGTTGTTCTGGTCGATACATTAGAAGACGGCCTCTGGCCTGCAAAG ATCATAGACAAGAAAACCTTTTTCCAAGGTCGTACCGTCCCAAGAGGCAGTCATTTCTTCCCAGTCCGCATTTATAATGAAGACATGCCCCC CTCGATCACCGTCAAGTCTCGTCTCATCCCGCTCCACCTCCGCCCGAGTCCTCCTTTAATGGCCTCCACTGCCCTGCTGAGTGCCTATCATCACGCCGCAAACCCCACTACGTTTGACATGTTGGCCACGGCACGTGAGATGCTGGCGGCCCATAATCGTCTCCATCCTGGTGTCACTGATGAAGAGTCCAGAGCCAAATTCAAAGCCGAGAAAGAAGCATGGAACAGACAAGTTAACTGGGTCATGGGTGAAAGACGGGTAGAAAAGCTTCGATCCACGGCggaagagagggaaaaaCGACTGAGAGCAGTAGCCAGATCGACATTCACACCAGTCAATGAAGGTCAGGAGTGCCCAGATCCTTgtgaagaggagattgGATCCTTTTTCGACTGCCCAAAAAAGCGCCGCACTGTACCGCGTAACGAGAACAATGTCAACGCCAGCTCTGATTCTTGTTCGACCATTTTCGGCCCCACCGCTCCAACCTTCCCACACACCCCGCCTCGAACTGCTTCCCCGTCTGTGGCGTCGCTTATTCGTCCTTCTCTGTCCAACACCACTCGCCCCAGCTCTCCTCGGAGGACGCCAACCAGGAGTGACAAGAGACGTGTGCACTCTTTTATAAGCGATCTCAGCCCCGCTTCGAGACGGACCTATACACCACCCATGATCCTACCCTCTGGTGATGAGACCGCTCCTCCGAGTTTCGGCAGCGCAACACTACCATCAGAAATGAAAGATGGCAAATTCGATTTTGTCAGCCCTCTCGGGCCTGTTAAAAAGGGCAAGCTGTCTTCTAATCCCGAATCACTTGCATCTTCAACATCATCAAGTATCTCAAAGCCTCAGTTAGGGAGAAGCGGGAGTTTAGAGATTgtgagagaagaggaagaagaagatggcTGGACGGTCGTTCAGCGTAGAGGAAGACGAGCGGGTTCAGAGCCCGTGAAGCAGACTatggaaggagaagagaagacTATTGCGGACGATATGGAGTTGTGA